The proteins below are encoded in one region of Alistipes indistinctus YIT 12060:
- a CDS encoding ABC transporter permease, translating into MPHLSLLFARRYLFSKKSHSVINVISGVSAVAVAVPVMAMVILLSVFNGFEGLIRDMYKSFDPDILITPSSGKVFDTDSVPQQRLAEVPGVEAWSFSLEENALFEYRDRQYIGVMRGVDSLFATVVPIDSLLTEGRYRLRFGELPEACVGQGVAYTLGIRTNFNDPISVYAPRRGQFSSLLPQSIYRKGELFPSGIFALEAEVDDKYMIVPLDCAQRLLDNEGKASSLAVRLSENAAPETARTAIAALLGDGFNVQTRYQQKAEFYRIMMYEKWGIYFIILLVLIVASFSLIGSLVMLIIDKRKDMHTLLTMGADIPLLRKIFVTEGMLVYGIGAVGGMILGVALALAQQHWGWLKLSGQTFLIDAYPVEVHLSDLLLVAISFTAVSYLISKLTVLSMIPRSEIRN; encoded by the coding sequence ATGCCGCACCTCTCGCTGCTGTTCGCACGGAGATACCTGTTCTCGAAAAAATCACACTCGGTGATCAATGTCATTTCGGGGGTGAGTGCGGTGGCAGTTGCCGTTCCGGTCATGGCAATGGTGATCCTGCTGTCGGTGTTCAACGGCTTCGAGGGACTGATCCGCGACATGTATAAATCGTTCGACCCGGATATCCTCATAACGCCGTCGAGCGGCAAGGTATTCGACACCGATTCGGTACCTCAACAACGGCTCGCAGAGGTTCCCGGCGTCGAGGCATGGTCGTTCAGCCTCGAGGAAAACGCCCTGTTCGAATACCGCGACCGGCAATACATCGGAGTGATGCGCGGGGTGGACTCCCTCTTCGCAACCGTGGTTCCCATTGACAGTCTGCTTACCGAAGGACGCTACCGCCTGCGTTTCGGAGAATTGCCCGAAGCGTGCGTAGGGCAAGGCGTCGCTTACACGCTCGGCATCCGGACAAACTTCAACGACCCGATTTCGGTCTACGCCCCGCGCCGGGGACAGTTCTCGTCTTTACTGCCGCAAAGCATCTACCGCAAAGGCGAGCTCTTCCCGTCGGGCATCTTCGCACTCGAAGCGGAAGTAGACGATAAATACATGATCGTACCGCTGGATTGTGCCCAAAGGCTGCTCGACAACGAGGGTAAAGCGTCGTCGCTGGCGGTACGCCTGAGCGAAAATGCCGCACCGGAAACCGCCCGGACGGCTATTGCCGCACTGTTGGGCGACGGATTCAACGTGCAGACACGCTACCAGCAGAAAGCGGAATTTTACCGCATCATGATGTACGAGAAATGGGGTATTTATTTCATCATCCTACTCGTACTGATCGTCGCCTCGTTCTCACTGATCGGCTCGCTGGTCATGCTGATCATCGATAAACGCAAAGATATGCACACGCTGCTGACAATGGGAGCCGACATCCCGTTGCTCCGCAAAATCTTCGTTACAGAAGGCATGCTGGTCTACGGTATCGGTGCGGTCGGGGGCATGATCCTGGGCGTCGCACTCGCATTGGCCCAGCAGCACTGGGGATGGCTCAAACTCTCGGGACAGACATTCCTCATTGACGCTTACCCGGTGGAAGTGCACCTGAGCGACCTGCTGCTCGTCGCGATCTCCTTCACGGCGGTCAGCTACCTGATCTCGAAACTGACGGTGCTGTCGATGATCCCGCGCAGTGAAATAAGAAACTGA
- a CDS encoding porin family protein: MGTILKRYRLILCCALLFMSGAGSASAQHYIGVMGGWGGGSARFKPAKETGYEWGLYSGGLSYKFYSDTKYVGAIEIDLMFTQKGFNYDLAFESDESYHRQINAIELPLIWQPHFYLFQRHARFFINLGIQVSYNLSSTYSRVSKTTGILESGKYAMQLNRDNRFGYGLCGGAGLAFLFGQQRRYEFSVEARYGFGYGDILRNGTKYKGNPDRSPLDNINVFAAFYYRLGKEGIRSAPSAAAQQRMEQEAARHTLRRLNKMLDKGKIPADTLLLLTLPRDSAGNIPIDSTTIEAVRLYQTAPFVPDTLQGKPQSDTLQTPQPTGSNKRKSQPGSTAPTNGTAPATGNGQANNAIPTNTATAGNGTMQQNGEAAGTETSAKSSSPATTGANSAEEIQPSSSPHSLSPGEKAPQPAEPPRSGSDNGMETAVLSAS; the protein is encoded by the coding sequence ATGGGAACAATCTTGAAACGATACCGGCTTATTCTCTGCTGTGCCCTGCTGTTCATGTCGGGTGCAGGCAGCGCATCGGCACAACATTACATCGGCGTAATGGGCGGCTGGGGCGGTGGCTCGGCCCGTTTCAAGCCTGCTAAGGAGACCGGTTACGAATGGGGACTTTATTCCGGAGGTTTGTCTTACAAGTTTTACAGTGACACGAAATACGTCGGCGCAATCGAAATAGACCTGATGTTCACGCAAAAAGGATTCAATTACGACCTCGCATTCGAATCCGACGAGAGTTATCACCGCCAGATCAACGCCATCGAACTGCCGCTGATCTGGCAGCCGCATTTTTACCTGTTCCAGCGCCACGCAAGGTTTTTTATCAACCTCGGCATTCAGGTTTCGTACAACCTCAGTTCGACTTACAGCCGGGTATCGAAAACCACGGGCATACTCGAAAGCGGCAAGTATGCCATGCAACTCAACCGTGACAACCGTTTCGGTTACGGTCTCTGCGGGGGGGCCGGACTCGCTTTCCTGTTCGGGCAGCAACGCCGGTACGAATTCTCGGTCGAAGCGCGCTACGGGTTCGGCTACGGCGACATCTTGCGCAACGGGACCAAGTACAAGGGCAATCCCGACCGTTCACCGCTCGACAACATCAACGTATTCGCCGCATTCTACTACCGATTGGGTAAAGAGGGCATCCGTTCGGCCCCGAGCGCAGCGGCCCAGCAACGCATGGAACAGGAAGCCGCACGCCATACGCTGCGACGCCTGAACAAAATGCTCGACAAAGGCAAAATACCCGCCGACACCTTGTTGTTGCTGACACTGCCCCGCGACAGCGCCGGGAATATCCCGATCGATTCCACGACGATAGAAGCGGTACGCCTTTACCAGACTGCACCGTTCGTACCGGACACATTACAGGGCAAACCACAGTCCGACACACTCCAAACGCCCCAACCGACCGGCTCAAACAAAAGAAAATCACAACCAGGAAGCACGGCTCCGACCAACGGAACCGCTCCGGCGACCGGAAACGGGCAAGCCAATAATGCGATTCCGACAAACACCGCAACGGCGGGGAACGGGACCATGCAGCAAAACGGGGAAGCCGCGGGAACCGAAACTTCGGCAAAATCTTCGTCCCCGGCTACCACCGGGGCAAATTCAGCCGAAGAGATACAGCCATCGTCCTCTCCGCACAGCCTTTCCCCCGGGGAAAAGGCACCCCAACCCGCGGAACCTCCCCGATCGGGTTCTGACAATGGCATGGAAACTGCCGTTTTATCGGCATCTTAA
- the rbfA gene encoding 30S ribosome-binding factor RbfA — MNNEIESTRQQKIGRQILRDMSDIFSKEAAPLIKGTMVSVTRVRMSPDFSLAKVYLSIFPFERHPEVMKVLEENNWMIRKALGIRVKNQLRIVPELAFYLDDSLEYISEIDKLLKQ; from the coding sequence ATGAACAACGAAATCGAATCGACCCGGCAACAGAAAATCGGCAGGCAAATCCTGCGCGACATGAGCGATATTTTCAGCAAAGAAGCCGCACCGCTGATAAAAGGCACGATGGTTTCCGTAACGCGTGTGCGGATGAGTCCCGATTTCTCACTGGCAAAGGTATACCTGAGCATTTTCCCGTTCGAACGGCACCCCGAAGTGATGAAGGTGCTCGAAGAGAATAATTGGATGATTCGCAAAGCACTCGGCATACGGGTTAAAAACCAACTGCGGATCGTCCCTGAACTGGCATTCTACCTCGACGACTCGCTCGAATACATCAGCGAAATAGACAAACTCCTCAAACAATAG